From Anopheles funestus chromosome 3RL, idAnoFuneDA-416_04, whole genome shotgun sequence, a single genomic window includes:
- the LOC125768861 gene encoding proton-coupled folate transporter-like codes for MRSDMRRPSVHSRNSDEDTPLLAAPSLTSMAASTSASPTAAAASSTSASAGAKVPGVSDRFCTFEPILVLLCFGLSVSGVVLADQIIYQSCVVTLGYDRALCAQLGTKSNSTDVAQLETIVQPYAAKITMVNTILMSVLPALCALFMGPWSDKYGRKPAMIVPSVGFITTYFMIGILSLLSKHFLVDPWCYVVAHIPAAVLGGSTVLMAAIFSYLTDTTTEDNRTVRIGILQACTMLGAFVGLLSSSFILQWTNVPTMFFLSAAAVSASSAFLYFCLEDSIKPDASMVHRQVREIFRLSHLCELLRTFFKKRSSYDRGIVWLTISIGVITVLGAGGGTVFFLYTRRRFGWTIQEFTIWQAVELLSIVAGNVIGISVLKTLLKLPDIWLALLSVLNYALDALIKGLARQGWELFLATGITPLKATEGAALMAICSSIIPSSEIAKFYSIAMAMTNTVSLASAPLFTYIYNSTVASAPQVFNFVSSGIFSLNVVLVGVIAVLLRKRRKAQVDPLFTQDSEILT; via the exons ATGAGAAGTGATATGCGCAGGCCGAGTGTACACAGTCGCAATAGCGACGAAGACACTCCACTGTTGGCAGCTCCCAGCTTAACATCGATGGCCGCTTCAACATCAGCctcaccaacagcagcagctgcttCGTCTACCAGCGCATCTGCCGGAGCAAAAGTGCCGGGCGTATCTGATCGGTTCTGTACATTCGAACCGATTCTGGTACTGCTTTGCTTCGGCCTCAGTGTTTCAG GGGTTGTTTTGGCGGACCAAATTATCTATCAATCGTGCGTCGTGACGCTCGGCTATGATCGGGCTCTCTGTGCCCAGCTGGGCACCAAAAGCAACTCCACCGATGTCGCTCAGCTGGAAACGATCGTACAACCGTACGCGGCCAAGATTACGATGGTGAACACTATCCTGATGTCGGTACTGCCTGCACTCTGTGCGCTGTTTATGGGACCATGGTCGGACAAATATGGTCGTAAGCCGGCAATGATCGTTCCCTCGGTTGGGTTCATCACGACGTACTTCATGATCGGCATACTGTCGCTACTGTCCAAACACTTCCTGGTGGATCCTTGGTGCTACGTAGTGGCACATATACCGGCCGCCGTTTTGGGCGGCAGCACTGTACTAATGGCCGCCATATTTAGCTATCTGACCGATACGACGACCGAAGATAATCGTACGGTGCGGATAGGTATTCTGCAGGCCTGTACCATGCTCGGTGCCTTCGTGGGACTACTGTCGAGCAGCTTCATCCTGCAGTGGACGAACGTGCCTAccatgtttttcctttcggcCGCTGCAGTTTCCGCCAGCAGTGCCTTTTTGTACTTCTGTCTCGAGGATAGTATCAAACCGGATGCGAGTATGGTGCATCGGCAGGTGCGGGAAATCTTCCGGTTAAGCCATTTGTGCGAGTTGCTTAGGACGTTCTTCAAGAAACGATCATCGTACGATCGTGGCATCGTTTGGTTAACGATCTCGATCGGTGTGATAACAGTGCTGGGAGCCGGTGGAGGCACAGTGTTTTTCCTCTACACGCGTCGCCGCTTTGGCTGGACGATACAAGAATTTACCATCTGGCAGGCAGTGGAGCTGCTGTCGATCGTGGCAGGCAATGTGATCGGTATATCTGTGCTTAAAACGCTGCTAAAGCTGCCGGACATTTGGCTGGCGCTTCTTTCAGTGCTCAACTATGCGCTCGATGCCCTTATCAAAGGTTTGGCCCGACAGGGCTGGGAACTGTTTCTGGCTACCGGCATTACACCGCTGAAGGCAACCGAAGGTGCGGCACTAATGGCCATCTGTTCGTCCATCATACCTTCTAGCGAAATTGCTAAATTCTACTCGATAGCGATGGCTATGACGAACACTGTTTCCTTGGCCTCTGCGCCATTGTTCACGTACATCTACAATTCGACTGTTGCATCGGCCCCGCAagtgtttaattttgtgtCTTCGGGAATATTTTCACTTAATGTCGTGCTGGTCGG AGTCATTGCGGTGTTGCTGCGTAAACGAAGGAAAGCTCAGGTTGATCCACTGTTTACACAAGATAGCGAAATCTTAACGTGA
- the LOC125768869 gene encoding U3 small nucleolar RNA-interacting protein 2 has product MSLFKAGRKQHEKFNRKRSKSGPKVSIVPSKTSRRNDDDEDIDSDEELEKEQNKQAEIDDEVAALETTQDKRIRLAKQYLRQVQEEEQERDDYADESDLASGMARTLKHSFLSATGKIHRTLGGKYTGFELDKAVSFHWKKQRLSPTCCVLSADDAFLYVGCKSGWVVRWDVKSKQRTSYFQAPKNSIQSITVSHDMKYLVVADGTEEIKVLDGISLVLQNTLKGHSNTVTGVVFRLNSYELFSCSADRTVKVWSLDEMVYIETLYGHQSQISGIDALTLERIVTSGGMDQSLRIWKVAEESQLVFNSIAEDFSAVKFVSNDLFVSGSVEGSFSLWSSGKKKPLHHIKLAHGQQDAGHPNWISAVGVLSNSDIVASGSCDGTVRVWKLTNKRNTIHPLLQIPVAGFVNAIEFTSDGQFLVVAVGQEHRLGRWWTLKNTKNHVLLIPLSIEL; this is encoded by the exons ATGTCGTTGTTTAAAGCTGGCCGAAAGCAACATGAAAAGTTTAATCGTAAG CGCTCAAAGAGCGGACCGAAAGTTAGCATCGTACCGAGCAAAACATCCCGGCGAAACGACGATGATGAAGATATCGATAGTGACGAAGAGTTAGAGAAAGAGCAAAATAAGCAAGCCGAAATTGACGATGAAGTGGCAGCGCTTGAAACCACACAGGACAAGCGCATCCGTTTGGCCAAGCAGTATTTGCGACAAGTGCAGGAAGAGGAACAAGAGCGGGATGATTACGCAGATGAGAGTGATCTTGCTAGCGGCATGGCCCGTACACTCAAACATTCTTTCCTTAGTGCAACGGGCAAAATTCACCGAACACTCGGTGGCAAATACACTGGCTTCGAGCTGGACAAAGCTGTATCATTTCACTGGAAAAAGCAACGTCTATCCCCGACCTGCTGTGTCCTGTCCGCAGACGATGCGTTTCTGTATGTTGGTTGCAAGAGTGGCTGGGTCGTTCGTTGGGACGTAAAATCGAAACAACGCACATCGTACTTTCAGGCCCCAAAAAACTCAATACAATCGATTACTGTGTCGCACGACATGAAGTATCTGGTGGTGGCGGACGGGACGGAAGAGATCAAGGTGCTTGATGGCATTAGCTTGGTACTACAAAACACCCTAAAAGGACATTCGAACACCGTCACGGGAgttgtgtttcggctaaactCATATGAACTGTTCTCGTGCAGTGCTGACCGAACCGTGAAGGTGTGGAGTTTGGACGAGATGGTGTACATCGAGACACTGTACGGGCATCAGAGCCAGATCTCAGGCATTGATGCGCTAACGCTGGAACGTATCGTTACGTCGGGTGGCATGGATCAATCGTTACGCATCTGGAAGGTGGCAGAAGAATCGCAGCTTGTGTTCAATTCAATCGCAGAAGACTTCTCCGCGGTAAAGTTTGTTAGTAATGATCTTTTCGTGTCCGGCTCAGTGGAGGGTTCGTTTTCGCTGTGGAGTAGCGGGAAAAAGAAACCCCTACATCATATTAAGCTGGCTCATGGGCAACAGGACGCTGGTCATCCGAATTGGATTAGTGCGGTGGGTGTATTGTCCAACTCGGACATTGTTGCGTCCGGTTCTTGCGATGGGACCGTTCGTGTTTGGAAGCTTACTAACAAACGAAATACAATTCATCCACTGCTACAAATTCCAGTCGCAGGGTTCGTGAATGCAATCGAATTTACTAGCGACGGTCAATTTTTGGTTGTGGCCGTTGGACAGGAACATCGGCTAGGACGCTGGTGGACGCTAAAAAACACCAAGAATCATGTTCTATTGATTCCATTGTCTATCGAATTATAA
- the LOC125768833 gene encoding SRSF protein kinase 3, with the protein MNIKPDTNRHVLTIQAKKKRHKTAKKKAKQQATAAVAAAAAAQAAAQNSNSYRSGQNHQSPATAASIGGGAFVGGGSELHEDDDDHDDMILGTTSGGAVVVSGVGGSVAMNDSQHSVSAVASDSVRRGSKSAVHTVAALDATTSSSNETIEQDRDGDRDADGYTSEEEEQECREDYCRGGYHPVKLGDLFLQRYHVIRKLGWGHFSTVWLSWDLEEKRYVALKIVKSAQHFSETAKDEIHILKTILDADPTDTKRNKVVQLLNDFRITGVNGTHICMVFEVLGHNLLKLIMKSNYRGIPLANVKSIIRQVLEGLDYLHTKCKIIHTDIKPENVLVCVNESYVRKLACEATEMHAMGCKLPISLISAAPPQYQEQPMNQNMSKAKKKKMKRKAKMQSELIRQQMEHIQQLEFGSTGGMSSSTLGLLENGTDGTESGKMAPTVDGTVDDDGSAGMKSVRSVTTHGSTSTIAMSTTTTTADGTTTLNSPLERKEATETRRLLVNGTAGCVSSGSKESGGEAGTPSSGEEDRPTLTPCASTLSSPSSSEATSSNNNDDIASDRKSPAKSGDTLEKETDCDREQHDPKSPDKPSSSSLHSATSASKLDISESVRKILSSVQESKDPAFEVCDIDVKIADLGNACWVDKHFTDDIQTRQYRSLEVIIGAGFDTSADIWSTACMAFELATGDYLFEPFSGKDYCRDDDHIAHIIELLGPIPKRIALSGKNSSHAFNSKGLLKNISGLKPWGLVDVLIEKYEWPEEDAFEFSDFLKPMLDYDPRTRATAADCLRHSWLNH; encoded by the coding sequence atgaaCATAAAACCCGATACGAACCGACACGTACTGACGATACAGGCGAAGAAGAAACGTCATAAGACGGCGAAAAAGAAGGCGAAACAGCAGGCGACGGCAGCagtggcggcggcggcggcggcgcaAGCAGCGGCGCAGAACAGCAATAGTTACAGGAGCGGCCAGAATCACCAGTCGCCTGCAACGGCGGCATCCATTGGTGGTGGTGCCTTCGTGGGCGGCGGGTCAGAACTCCacgaggacgacgacgaccaTGACGATATGATCCTGGGCACGACGTCGGGTGGCGCGGTGGTGGTcagtggtgttggtggtagtGTTGCGATGAACGACAGTCAGCATTCGGTGTCGGCCGTGGCGTCGGATTCGGTACGCCGAGGCTCAAAATCAGCAGTGCATACGGTGGCAGCGCTGGACGCGACCACAAGCTCATCGAACGAGACGATCGAGCAGGACCGGGACGGGGACCGTGATGCCGATGGGTACACGAGCGAGGAGGAGGAACAGGAGTGCCGCGAAGACTACTGCCGGGGTGGTTATCATCCGGTGAAGCTGGGCGATCTATTTTTGCAGCGCTACCATGTGATCCGGAAGCTTGGCTGGGGTCACTTTTCGACCGTGTGGCTTAGCTGGGATCTCGAGGAGAAGCGATACGTGGCGCTAAAGATAGTCAAATCGGCACAGCACTTTAGTGAGACGGCGAAGGACGAAATACACATTCTCAAGACGATCCTGGACGCCGATCCGACCGATACGAAGCGCAACAAGGTGGTGCAGCTGCTGAACGACTTCCGGATAACGGGCGTGAACGGCACGCACATCTGCATGGTGTTCGAAGTGCTCGGGCACAATCTGCTGAAGCTCATCATGAAATCAAACTATCGCGGCATCCCTCTGGCGAACGTGAAGTCCATCATCCGGCAGGTGCTCGAGGGGTTGGACTATCTACACACGAAGTGCAAGATCATACATACGGATATTAAGCCGGAAAATGTGCTGGTGTGTGTGAACGAAAGTTACGTGCGTAAATTGGCCTGCGAGGCTACGGAGATGCACGCAATGGGCTGCAAGCTACCGATTTCGCTCATCTCTGCCGCGCCACCCCAGTACCAGGAGCAACCGATGAACCAGAATATGagcaaagcgaagaaaaagaagatgaaGCGAAAGGCGAAGATGCAGTCGGAGCTAATTCGGCAGCAAATGGAACACATTCAGCAGCTGGAGTTTGGCAGTACCGGCGGAATGTCGTCTTCTACGTTGGGGCTGCTGGAGAACGGAACTGATGGAACAGAGTCCGGCAAAATGGCACCGACCGTTGATGGAACTGTTGACGATGACGGTAGTGCGGGAATGAAGAGTGTTCGGAGCGTAACGACACATGGCAGTACCTCTACAATCGCTATGAGTACTACAACGACAACAGCCGACGGAACGACGACCCTGAATTCGCCGCTAGAAAGGAAGGAGGCAACTGAAACGCGACGGTTGCTAGTGAACGGTACCGCCGGTTGTGTGAGTAGTGGCAGCAAGGAAAGTGGCGGTGAAGCTGGTACACCATCGTCCGGGGAAGAAGATCGACCAACCCTGACGCCGTGCGCATCGACGCTTTCCAGTCCATCGAGTAGCGAGGCAACTTCTTCGAACAACAATGATGATATCGCCAGTGACCGGAAATCGCCCGCCAAAAGCGGCGATACGTTGGAGAAAGAAACGGACTGTGACCGGGAGCAGCACGATCCGAAATCGCCGGACAAACCTTCCTCCTCGTCGTTGCACTCGGCTACATCAGCATCGAAGCTCGACATCAGCGAATCGGTGCGCAAAATACTGTCGTCGGTGCAAGAAAGCAAAGATCCGGCCTTTGAAGTGTGTGACATTGATGTGAAGATTGCAGATCTCGGTAATGCGTGCTGGGTCGATAAGCATTTCACGGACGACATTCAGACGCGCCAGTACCGCTCGCTGGAAGTCATCATCGGTGCCGGGTTCGACACGTCGGCGGATATATGGAGTACCGCTTGCATGGCGTTCGAGCTGGCAACCGGTGACTATCTGTTTGAACCGTTCTCCGGCAAAGATTATTGCCGGGACGATGACCACATTGCGCACATTATCGAGCTGTTGGGACCAATCCCCAAACGTATTGCCCTGTCGGGCAAGAACTCGAGCCATGCCTTCAACTCAAAGGGCTTGCTAAAAAACATCTCCGGCCTGAAGCCCTGGGGATTGGTGGATGTGCTGATAGAGAAGTACGAATGGCCGGAAGAAGATGCGTTCGAGTTTAGTGATTTCCTCAAACCGATGCTAGATTACGATCCACGTACGCGTGCTACAGCCGCCGACTGTCTTCGTCATTCGTGGCTGAATCACTGA
- the LOC125768835 gene encoding DNA replication factor Cdt1 isoform X2: MSQPTVASYFNTRKRAAHDALLGAGKNKNIETAGKDNGGGTRANPDPTEMERRVTRASRAIKRIGPVDLDEKTKALLSSAQPKLVSFIKKGNLSPQKRVHTASPSKQPVVPEKKLASPKKIDNGGVAGSAPASVEFSPRNSLNNVAKAPTKATVTRTLQLGKDKDSMSLADIRNKLLQHPRLPELKTKLNNIQSGLDRVDRLRKERLEGKKPAVSPIVAAKNLQQFSTLDVEVMVSPKKTIISPSKLLRTPTKDASNSLSPSKNVTPKRISALMSPIKDPSIGTPITASPKKLPAYQRFHNLVESGTPTLHLPFKYRSLLELFKCTDTVCSMFHNRKEQITFKKLKPAVQRMARKNFFESHLAQIQFLFPKAFSLSQEMTKNYGSATKHETYQLVIRPNIEEDVEQAKKSQETDFLRTIPKQSVNPQALLERYQHFRRLLLEKTKDAHETFLLSLDPPLNIERNKIVRWHADFDLEGCPDIEKAELPQPPNVEKFSSAKDVLSTARNLFSCGTAMERALARLEQKKKQDTAATVTSQTPLTATEDTKPVEVKEENSSDSNATSVPASISKDPAEHLLRNVPKALLEKIRAKQAAKALDQMTRRPSQEKEAMKYSRLPEIARHLRNVFVTERKNVLPLETPVVKIENSYRGKLTLQELEDHIRMIAQLVPFWLTLPEVRKVKYAKIAKDCDMSKVLGVLERKANEVVQ; encoded by the exons ATGTCGCAGCCAACGGTCGCGTCTTACTTTAACACTCGCAAACGCGCTGCGCATGATGCGCTGCTTGGTGCAGGAAAAAATAAG AACATTGAAACCGCCGGAAAAGACAATGGTGGCGGCACCAGAGCAAACCCTGACCCGACGGAGATGGAACGCCGTGTTACGAGAGCATCAAGGGCTATCAAAAGGATTGGTCCGGTTGATTTGGACGAGAAAACCAAAGCCCTTCTATCATCAGCCCAACCGAAGCTGGTGTCTTTCATCAAGAAGGGTAACTTGTCACCGCAGAAACGCGTTCATACGGCTAGTCCCTCAAAACAACCCGTTGTGCCAGAAAAGAAGCTAGCATCTCCTAAAAAGATCGATAACGGTGGTGTTGCTGGTAGCGCTCCTGCTTCGGTTGAGTTTTCTCCCAGAAACAGCTTAAACAATGTGGCTAAGGCACCAACGAAGGCTACCGTTACACGAACGCTTCAATTGGGAAAAGACAAGGATTCCATGTCGCTGGCAGATATTCGTAACAAGCTGCTTCAACATCCTCGTCTGCCGGAGCTTAAAACGAAGCTAAACAACATACAGAGCGGCCTGGATAGAGTGGACCGTCTGCGGAAGGAGCGTCTGGAAGGAAAGAAGCCCGCCGTCTCGCCGATTGTGGCTGCCAAAAATCTacaacaattttcaactcttGACGTGGAGGTGATGGTAAG CCCAAAGAAAACTATTATCTCTCCTTCGAAGTTGCTTCGCACACCGACTAAAGATGCATCCAACTCTCTGTCACCATCGAAGAATGTGACACCCAAGCGTATATCGGCTCTTATGAGTCCGATAAAAGATCCTTCGATTGGTACACCTATTACGGCTAGTCCAAAAAAGTTGCCAGCATATCAGCGTTTCCACAATCTGGTCGAATCGGGCACTCCTACGTTGCACTTGCCATTCAAGTACCGATCCCTGTTGGAGCTGTTCAAGTGCACCGACACGGTCTGTTCCATGTTTCACAACCGTAAGGAGCAGATCACTTTCAAGAAGCTCAAACCAGCCGTTCAGCGGATGGCACGGAAGAACTTTTTCGAATCACACCTGGCGCAAATACAATTCCTCTTCCCGAAAGCGTTTAGCCTGAGCCAGGAAATGACAAAGAACTACGGTTCGGCtacaaaacacgaaacgtACCAGCTGGTAATAAGGCCCAACATAGAGGAGGATGTAGAACAAGCGAAGAAATCCCAGGAAACCGATTTTCTACGTACTATCCCGAAGCAGTCCGTAAATCCACAGGCATTACTCGAACGTTATCAACACTTTCGCCGTTTGCTGTTAGAAAAAACGAAGGACGCTCATGAAACGTTTCTGCTAAGTTTAGATCCACCGTTGAACATTGAGCGCAACAAGATCGTTCGCTGGCACGCTGATTTCGATCTGGAAGGCTGTCCCGATATAGAGAAAGCGGAACTACCGCAGCCACCAAATGTGGAGAAGTTCTCCTCAGCCAAGGACGTGCTTTCGACGGCAAGAAACCTTTTCAGTTGTGGTACTGCAATGGAACGTGCGCTAGCACGCTTGGAGCAGAAAAAGAAGCAAGACACGGCGGCAACTGTAACTTCACAAACGCCGCTTACCGCAACGGAGGATACAAAGCCAGTTGAAGTTAAAGAGGAGAACTCTAGCGACAGCAACGCCACTAGTGTTCCCGCATCGATCAGCAAAGATCCCGCGGAGCATCTTCTTAGAAACGTTCCAAAAGCACTGCTAGAGAAGATACGAGCAAAACAAGCAGCTAAAGCACTAGATCAAATGACTAGACGACCGTCCCAGGAAAAGGAAGCGATGAAGTACAGCCGTTTACCGGAGATTGCTCGACATTTGCGGAACGTGTTCGTGACCGAGCGAAAGAACGTGCTACCTCTCGAAACACCTGTAGTTAAAATCGAAAACAGCTACCGTGGTAAACTGACGCTTCAGGAACTGGAAGACCACATTCGCATGATAGCCCAGTTGGTACCGTTTTGGTTAACGTTACCGGAGGTTCGGAAGGTGAAGTATGCTAAAATTGCTAAAGACTGCGATATGTCCAAAGTTCTGGGTGTGCTGGAGCGAAAGGCAAACGAAGTGGTACAGTAG
- the LOC125768835 gene encoding DNA replication factor Cdt1 isoform X1 — protein sequence MSQPTVASYFNTRKRAAHDALLGAGKNKVLILENSIAHTNGNLTNSSLNSDHEELRFVHANDNNFTLKNIETAGKDNGGGTRANPDPTEMERRVTRASRAIKRIGPVDLDEKTKALLSSAQPKLVSFIKKGNLSPQKRVHTASPSKQPVVPEKKLASPKKIDNGGVAGSAPASVEFSPRNSLNNVAKAPTKATVTRTLQLGKDKDSMSLADIRNKLLQHPRLPELKTKLNNIQSGLDRVDRLRKERLEGKKPAVSPIVAAKNLQQFSTLDVEVMVSPKKTIISPSKLLRTPTKDASNSLSPSKNVTPKRISALMSPIKDPSIGTPITASPKKLPAYQRFHNLVESGTPTLHLPFKYRSLLELFKCTDTVCSMFHNRKEQITFKKLKPAVQRMARKNFFESHLAQIQFLFPKAFSLSQEMTKNYGSATKHETYQLVIRPNIEEDVEQAKKSQETDFLRTIPKQSVNPQALLERYQHFRRLLLEKTKDAHETFLLSLDPPLNIERNKIVRWHADFDLEGCPDIEKAELPQPPNVEKFSSAKDVLSTARNLFSCGTAMERALARLEQKKKQDTAATVTSQTPLTATEDTKPVEVKEENSSDSNATSVPASISKDPAEHLLRNVPKALLEKIRAKQAAKALDQMTRRPSQEKEAMKYSRLPEIARHLRNVFVTERKNVLPLETPVVKIENSYRGKLTLQELEDHIRMIAQLVPFWLTLPEVRKVKYAKIAKDCDMSKVLGVLERKANEVVQ from the exons ATGTCGCAGCCAACGGTCGCGTCTTACTTTAACACTCGCAAACGCGCTGCGCATGATGCGCTGCTTGGTGCAGGAAAAAATAAGGTACTGATACTGGAAAACTCTATTGCGCATACGAATGGAAACTTGACGAACAGTTCGCTGAACTCGGATCACGAAGAGCTACGCTTCGTACATGCTAACGATAATAACTTTACTTTGAAGAACATTGAAACCGCCGGAAAAGACAATGGTGGCGGCACCAGAGCAAACCCTGACCCGACGGAGATGGAACGCCGTGTTACGAGAGCATCAAGGGCTATCAAAAGGATTGGTCCGGTTGATTTGGACGAGAAAACCAAAGCCCTTCTATCATCAGCCCAACCGAAGCTGGTGTCTTTCATCAAGAAGGGTAACTTGTCACCGCAGAAACGCGTTCATACGGCTAGTCCCTCAAAACAACCCGTTGTGCCAGAAAAGAAGCTAGCATCTCCTAAAAAGATCGATAACGGTGGTGTTGCTGGTAGCGCTCCTGCTTCGGTTGAGTTTTCTCCCAGAAACAGCTTAAACAATGTGGCTAAGGCACCAACGAAGGCTACCGTTACACGAACGCTTCAATTGGGAAAAGACAAGGATTCCATGTCGCTGGCAGATATTCGTAACAAGCTGCTTCAACATCCTCGTCTGCCGGAGCTTAAAACGAAGCTAAACAACATACAGAGCGGCCTGGATAGAGTGGACCGTCTGCGGAAGGAGCGTCTGGAAGGAAAGAAGCCCGCCGTCTCGCCGATTGTGGCTGCCAAAAATCTacaacaattttcaactcttGACGTGGAGGTGATGGTAAG CCCAAAGAAAACTATTATCTCTCCTTCGAAGTTGCTTCGCACACCGACTAAAGATGCATCCAACTCTCTGTCACCATCGAAGAATGTGACACCCAAGCGTATATCGGCTCTTATGAGTCCGATAAAAGATCCTTCGATTGGTACACCTATTACGGCTAGTCCAAAAAAGTTGCCAGCATATCAGCGTTTCCACAATCTGGTCGAATCGGGCACTCCTACGTTGCACTTGCCATTCAAGTACCGATCCCTGTTGGAGCTGTTCAAGTGCACCGACACGGTCTGTTCCATGTTTCACAACCGTAAGGAGCAGATCACTTTCAAGAAGCTCAAACCAGCCGTTCAGCGGATGGCACGGAAGAACTTTTTCGAATCACACCTGGCGCAAATACAATTCCTCTTCCCGAAAGCGTTTAGCCTGAGCCAGGAAATGACAAAGAACTACGGTTCGGCtacaaaacacgaaacgtACCAGCTGGTAATAAGGCCCAACATAGAGGAGGATGTAGAACAAGCGAAGAAATCCCAGGAAACCGATTTTCTACGTACTATCCCGAAGCAGTCCGTAAATCCACAGGCATTACTCGAACGTTATCAACACTTTCGCCGTTTGCTGTTAGAAAAAACGAAGGACGCTCATGAAACGTTTCTGCTAAGTTTAGATCCACCGTTGAACATTGAGCGCAACAAGATCGTTCGCTGGCACGCTGATTTCGATCTGGAAGGCTGTCCCGATATAGAGAAAGCGGAACTACCGCAGCCACCAAATGTGGAGAAGTTCTCCTCAGCCAAGGACGTGCTTTCGACGGCAAGAAACCTTTTCAGTTGTGGTACTGCAATGGAACGTGCGCTAGCACGCTTGGAGCAGAAAAAGAAGCAAGACACGGCGGCAACTGTAACTTCACAAACGCCGCTTACCGCAACGGAGGATACAAAGCCAGTTGAAGTTAAAGAGGAGAACTCTAGCGACAGCAACGCCACTAGTGTTCCCGCATCGATCAGCAAAGATCCCGCGGAGCATCTTCTTAGAAACGTTCCAAAAGCACTGCTAGAGAAGATACGAGCAAAACAAGCAGCTAAAGCACTAGATCAAATGACTAGACGACCGTCCCAGGAAAAGGAAGCGATGAAGTACAGCCGTTTACCGGAGATTGCTCGACATTTGCGGAACGTGTTCGTGACCGAGCGAAAGAACGTGCTACCTCTCGAAACACCTGTAGTTAAAATCGAAAACAGCTACCGTGGTAAACTGACGCTTCAGGAACTGGAAGACCACATTCGCATGATAGCCCAGTTGGTACCGTTTTGGTTAACGTTACCGGAGGTTCGGAAGGTGAAGTATGCTAAAATTGCTAAAGACTGCGATATGTCCAAAGTTCTGGGTGTGCTGGAGCGAAAGGCAAACGAAGTGGTACAGTAG